A stretch of Tenrec ecaudatus isolate mTenEca1 chromosome 2, mTenEca1.hap1, whole genome shotgun sequence DNA encodes these proteins:
- the LOC142441412 gene encoding thyroid transcription factor 1-associated protein 26-like, with the protein MAPVKLRAESRGLRGEALSPVEVTKRDLKQRRWRSNHPKAFSGSVREGQGFALRRKLKIQQSYKKLLWKERKFQTSRESQFTDQYPDHLKHLYLAEEERLKKQIRKVRQPLPEGQVAPPLPEDHASLDQAVSEEQCSLDHPLPEEHCSTAVNSFATLKTKRKKTSNQKAQEENSQIQAKRAAKKQEFERRKQEREEAQRLYKKKKMEVFKILSKKTKRGQPNLNLQMEYLLQKIQAGN; encoded by the coding sequence ATGGCGCCGGTGAAGCTGCGCGCCGAGAGTCGGGGTTTGCGTGGCGAAGCGCTTTCTCCAGTGGAAGTCACGAAGAGGGACTTGAAACAGAGAAGGTGGCGATCGAATCATCCGAAGGCTTTTTCGGGGAGCGTCCGCGAGGGGCAAGGCTTTGCACTTCGAAGAAAGCTAAAGATTCAGCAAAGTTACAAGAAATTGCTTTGGAAGGAAAGAAAGTTTCAAACCTCACGGGAATCCCAGTTCACAGATCAATACCCAGACCACCTGAAACATCTCTATTTAGCTGAAGAAGAAAGGCTCAAGAAACAAATCAGAAAAGTTCGCCAGCCTTTGCCAGAAGGACAAGTTGCACCACCTTTGCCAGAAGATCACGCCAGCCTTGACCAGGCTGTGTCTGAGGAACAGTGCAGTCTGGACCATCCTCTGCCAGAAGAACATTGTAGCACCGCAGTAAACTCCTTTGCTACCctaaagacaaagaggaagaaaacatcCAATCAGAAAGCACAGGAAGAAAATTCACAGATCCAAGCCAAACGTGCTGCTAAGAAACAGGAATTTGAGCGGAGGAAACAGGAGCGAGAAGAAGCTCAAAGActctacaaaaagaagaaaatggaagtgTTCAAAATATTAAGCAAAAAGACTAAAAGGGGCCAACCAAATTTGAATTTACAAATGGAATATCTTCTTCAAAAAATACAAGCAGGGAATTAA